Within Cydia pomonella isolate Wapato2018A chromosome 26, ilCydPomo1, whole genome shotgun sequence, the genomic segment GGGTTCCTGAGGCTGCGAATCTGTGTGCAAAAATAACGGTCAGTGAGCAACGGACGAGAATAACCATAAAAGTCTGTTTAGAGCTCAAAAATGATCCCATATGTATTGTTCCGCGAGTGACTCAACTGTACTGCGCGCGCGCAGCTTGGCAACGTCTAATATTGTAATACCGCAACATGTTTGACATGTAGAATTATATTTtagccaatcaaaacttttagtgATTAATCACCAGAGATCGGCCAAATTAGCGTCATTGATCGccataatgtggacatgactccagaattgtttgaataattaattatttaattattttaatcaatttttAACCTGAGATTGGATTTTGTTTCATATCAATAAGTAACACAAAGATTTCTTATAAAgtagatttattttaaaaaaatcagtattttttcaaattttctgtATTCTGACCCAAAGACGGACATGTAACGTAAACATAGggactttctatcaccgcactgctcgccgtcggcagggaattcatcctcacaccttagaacctaaatggtcgcgtactgtgcggttcaagaagaatttcctcccgcggacgctccggctgtggaatgagctcccttccgaggttttcccgagagtctacagtatggggttcttcaaaaaaggagtgtacaggtttttaaagggtcggcaacgcgcatgtagcacctctggagttgcaggcgtccataggctgcggtgactgcttaccatcaggcgggccgtatgcttgtttgccaccgtcgtggtataaaaaaaaagcggccaagtgcgagtcgggctcgctcatgaagggttccgtgccatttatgacgtattaaaaaaactacttactagatctcgttcaaaccaattttcggtggaagtttgcatggcaatgtatatcatatatttctttttgatttttcattctgttattttagaagttacggggggggggggggggggggacacattttaccactttggaagtgtctctcgcgcaaactattcagtttagaaaaaatatatattagaaacctcaatatcatttttaaagacctatccatagataccccacacgtatgggtttgatgaaaaaagattttttgagtttcagttcttagtatggggaacccccaaaatttattgttttttttctatttttgtgtaaaaaacctaatgcggttcataaaatacatctacttacaaagttttaacagtatagctgttatagtttcggaaaaaagtggcggtgacataatcggacagacagacggacatcacgaatctataagggttccgttttttgccatttggctacggaaccctaaaaagggagcACACTGTCGGTATTCTATTAAAACTCCGCTGGTAACCCACTGTTCTTAATGAAGCAAACTTAAGTAGCTTAATAGGAATATTGTTATGCCATTAGAATtcagtttattttctgttctaagtatTGGATGATAGTCACAATATCTGGATTTCTTTCAAGGTCGGCTTTTGTTTTGCATTGCAAACGGTTTCCTATTTCTCCTCGTATATTCTCCAGATTATTTGCTCCATTAACATAAGTGGATTGcaagcggagtttttcagcacttaaaatatatttttgatataattatcaattttggtacaagcttttatcgctgactgtacttttctttccacaggcaactaataatcatcgagcaaattctaaaaaccccaaacacaattaggttgcgttgttttatcagagttcctatgtccacctcttgtctccatcatcagatcagctcgatggtaccataacattgcattgtcacccgacttacatatgtatgcaaattttcagctcaatcggaaaccgggaagtagatcaaatttaacttgcaagatttgattacaaacagacaatggtcaggtgaaagtaaataaaagcttgtaaaaataaatagactGAATAGtgagaaatttttttttcataatcttCATTTAGGAAATCAATAccattagaagtattagaacaaattaaattttgttcagaaaataaattcgaccaatgctgccgtgaccccggtggccgagtggctcgggcacctgccgcgatagcagaggacgctggttcgattccagcctggggcactggaggccttggtcactttttcttagtatatgatatgtttatttcagtttataattttggAAATCTTTAGACTAGGAATCCAAATAAAATTTCcgataagaaattaattaaattattagtcATGTAATCAAATTTGGAGTCATGCCCATATTATAGCGAGCACGATAATTTGGCCGATCTCTGCCAATCACACTTTTTGGAATACCTGGAAATTGTACTGGATAATTTTCTCTTGTAAAATAatcaacgaggggggggtcgggtttagggtcggcaacgcgcatgtaactcctttggagctgcaggcgtacataggctacggagactgcttaccatcaggcgggccgtatgcttgtttgccaccgacgtggtataaaaaaaaaatggacatATAGGATGTTCTTTTATGGATATCCAAGTTTTTTGTCACCTCATATGGCACAGGTCGCACGCGAAAGGCCTCTCCCCGCTGTGCGTCCGTCTGTGTTTGACCAGGGACGAGGACGTCGTGAACCCGTTACCACACTCGTCACATATGAAAGGGTGTGCGCCGCTGTGCTTCCGTGTGTGGGCTACTAGTTCGCCTTTTGACAcaaatctgtaaaaaaaaaacaaaaaaaaaaagttgatgactaaaattagaaattaaattaaaaatcaaatcaaattgtagttatgtatttataagtatgtattaatatgtttatggatatgtagtttttttttgtatatatgccTTTGCACCTAATGCATCATATAGTTTTTACTTGTTTCTAGGGTTAGCTACTTCTTTAAAGTCTTACCGtcatgtacataattattatcttaGTTTGACTACCATTTCGTATGTATCTCTCTCACATATTTAAAGGTTAGccggaagagatcccttaaggggataagttcgcctttgtacacatttactgtGCTCTTTctatgttatgtacttgttttgtgcaataaagtgtttactactactgCTACTAAATCAGTCAATAGGCAAATTTTACtaacaaacaatacaaatacCTTAAGAAATATCAAAAGGATTATTGATATGGGATAAAATTAGTAAGAGAGACGTATCGAGTGACGTCACAATATATTGTGATACtgatttaaaataattgaaaacacaaaaatatcctcgtaaggcccaaggtcctacctataggacttattcagttcgatgaaatttaaatcatattcaattggaacagagttgcatttggttagtttcattcaattttcaaacaaaataaaatcaactgtattccctgcactataTTGGAGGTTGTATATGTGTGTGCTGGCACAATAGTAAACTTATTACGACACATATATGACACTCGTttgaatttgttatgtttttgtacaGCTGTCTGATGTCAATCACTTGCAATATAATATTCACCACGAGAACTAGTGTTTTAACTATCAGCTCCACTACTCTGCTTAAGAGCCTAAACTAGGGTTCTTCCAATAGGTCATGTGCCTCACGCACTGATAGTGCTAGTTTAGTAAAAGTGTGGTAGAAATATTTGAGTAGTTGTGAAACTTGCGTAAATTATGTCTGAAGAGAACGGCATAAGTGGTATCAAAAAGCTGAAGGGATCGTCGGACTATTTCTATGTTTGTGTACAGTCAGGCACAATAGTTTGGAATTAAttagtttgaaattttattttatgtaccgAGTACAGACAAGTACAAAAGTGACTTTGTATGTCCGTAATAGTTTAAGAGGGCGTATTGGAGGTTGTATATGTGTGTGCTGGCACAATAGTAAACTTATTACGACACATATATGACACTCGTttgaatttgttatgtttttgtacaGCTGTCTGATGTCAATCACTTGCAATATAATATTCACCACGAGAACTAGTGTTTTAACTATCAGCTCCACTACTCTGCTTAAGAGCCTAAACTAGGGTTCTTCCAAtacactataggttcaaattctagtggcaaatttaggatttttcatttctatggctgggccttaggaggttaTGATAGGTAGttggttatttttataatattctaaTAATTTCCAGCAAAGTTGAAAGAAAGGCTTGACAAATTTTATCATTATCGTCACGAATATTCGGCTGCTAGTGCTTTTTTGTGGACGAAGTCCCGGGCACACGCTAATTTAAACTACGGACATAATTTCAGCATTGAGTACGTCTGTGTGCAGTGATCGCACGTGAATGGTTTTTATCCAAGGTGACGGTGCAAGATGACTAGATTTGTTTTATGACCAAAGCTGCGGCCTCAGGAGCACTGGTATGGCTTTACTTACCTCTGAGTACAGTGGTCACATGCGAATGGTttcaatccaagatggcggcgcaTGTGTTGGGCTAGGTTGGTTTTCTGGCTAAAGCCTTGGCCGCATGTGCTCATATAtggtttcatttcatttcatttattcattgcaaccatggtattatAGATGTTCTTAAAATAAAGTGAGTTCAATCATGGAGCCTACTAGCCTACTAGCCACTTACCTCTGAGTACAGTGGTCACATGCGAATGGTttcaatccaagatggcggcgcaTGTGTTGGGCTAGGTTGGTTTTCTGGCTAAAGCCACGGCCGCAGGTGGAACAAAGGTATGGCTTTTCTCCGGTATGTGTCCTGAAAGTTTACAATTTTTGAATGAATATAAGGCTTAAATTAATTACCCTACTTCGTAATAATCTCAGCCCTGGGGGCCTatccgaaattcgcaaattgcggggatttttctcttttactctcactaagaggtaaattagagtgacagaaaaatgcccgcaattgacgaacttcgattttcccagGCTCGTCTCGTGCATGAGAAGGATTGGGCTATGCTGGGCCATAGCAGGTTGGCGACTTCATATGCAATTTTACTTTTCTTTGCAggtgtatacaatatttttccttcaccaaaaaggaAGTCTGTACATAAGCttcaaaaattattgttacaaTCCAGGATTTAAATGCATAACTTAGAGTTCAAAGACAATATTTCTGAATCCTCCACTAAGAcgttttacatatattatatgaaataattaaattttgtagAAAATACACAGTTTGATATGGGACAAATTTAAGCTAAGCTTATAATAAGTTCTACATAGGCAACAATAAATGataaagcggaccccaggctcccagcAAAATGCTGcggggacaacgcgaggaagaagaaagaaCAATAAATGATAAATGACATACTTGTCTATGCTTATCACACAAAGAAATATCTTAGCTGGGATGCATACCCAGgacaaagagaattaagaagaccaagagtgctcactccatacaacggttttgttaccaaaaatgctattattttggtagtctacatctagcgtcaagtagtggaactctcagtactgctactcgcaAATAGATATCGcaacaaacaaaaagtctaatgctcaacgattttcagctaatacgagtattataaccagagtaagcataggagttgaaaatagagtaccggttactctggttataatataaGCGGTACAAAAAAACAGCAGGAAAAGACTGGGAAAACAAAGCAGGCGACCGAAAAATCTGGAGATCACTGGAGGAAGCCTATACCCGGACAGGGGCCTTAACTTACTAAGATCAGATCATctagatggtaccataatattgcattgtcacccgacttacatatgtatgcaaattttcatcggaaaccgggaagtgggtcaaatttaacttgcaagatttgattacaaacagacaacggtcaggtgaaagtaaataaaagcttgtaaaaaagggcttaataataaaaataaaggtatAAAGACTAACATTTTAAGAAATGTGGAGACTTGTAAGTTTAGTTTGCCACATTCTTGGGGCTAAAACTCACACGAATTTGAAGATTTTGTAGCCCTCCCCTCATCCTTGTCACACTACATTTGGctaacccctcccccccctGGTGTGATGTGCatattttgcaatttttgttttctatgaagttgacaatttttataaattatttttatttaaacacattttgttttttacaaAAGCAATGTTATAACATGAAACATGATTAGGAATTAAAAGTACATCCATGGAAATTATTatcattgcaaaaaaaaattaatagtttttttcGGTTATATATTAAAGTGACGCAaggtttgtgactcccccctcccccttatcacaacatgtcacattttcttaatCCCCTCCCTCCTGTGTGTCGTAATTACCTCTATGGTGTACAACAAAACTGTCAAAAATTCATGAAGGGGAGGAATATTAATAACATCCACTATAATAACGGTTTCAGAGTGTTGTTGGGGTTGCTTCGATTTTGCAGTACGGGATGTTTGCAGAAGCTCACATAGATAGCTTTTAAGCCATAATGCCCAAGAGAGTGGCCTCCCTGATGCGCCGTGTGAGGGCCACCCCAACAGCCTACTGAACACTGTTGACAGTTTAGATCGTCCAATAGTTGCTAAATGGAATGCAATGGACATGAACAATAGAGGTGTTATTGggttattttagttataagacATGGATTTGACTTGATTGAATGAAGaaatgaaggaggcctacacccgaagggtagagaagggctaaagaagaagaagaggaagACATGGATTtaggttaatttaatttaatgtattatatggatcaattaaagaaaattattgCATTTTAAATCACGACATTCTAAATTCTCAATGAAATTcgatacatatataaaattatttctaagaAGTATAACATAATACAAACAGAGTgacttaaattaaatgttaccTGATGTGGTCAGTCAATGTCGACAACATATAAAATGACTTATTGCAATACTGGCACGAATGCTtcttatcaattttatgcaaatCTTTATGAATCTCCAAACTTTCTTGCGTCGCAAAGTTTTTCAGGCAAAAATCACAACTGAAACCTTTTTCATTCGCATGTAAAGTCACCATGTGATTGTCTAAATGTGCTTTATGTTTAAATTCTCTTTTACAACTACCACAAGTGTATTTAACATCATCTTTCCTTCCGTGGATACTTAAATGATTCGTCAAACCAGATTTACTTATAAATTTACGCATGCATAAGGAACATTGGTATTTCTTCTCAAtatctttcttttctttatgTTTACGTTTATGTAAGTTTAAAGAATTTGCTGATTTGAATGTCTGGTTGCATTTTTCGCATTCAAATTTCTCTTTTTCTAATGAATTgtctattttgttatttatgtcTATAGCCATAGGCGCTTCAAATGTGTCTTTATCTATTTTAGGTTCAAACTCGATTAACATAGATTCAGTATCATGCTCCGAGTATTCATTATCAAAATGACTATCTTCaatataatcattatttatttcctcTTTAACTAAACTttcattttcttctttttctgaGACAGTTTCTAAAGTTATTATATTCGCTTTGGCATTTGAAAAGAGTGTGAATTCACTAAATAatgatactttttttatttgatgaaAGTTAAACACATGTTTTTCTAGTAAAGCTATTTCAGAATATTTGCTGAAGCAAATAGAACACTGGTACGGCTCGTCCGTGCTTTCAGGCGGTTTATTTTCATACTTTATCAAAGATAAACTTGACGAGGATTCATCATTGAAGAGTTTCCTTAACTTTGCCTCAACGTCCAAACATCGACTTCTAAAATAAGCAGCTTTACACAAAAACCTTTCGCATTTATCACAAACTTGTTTAGGAAGGCTATCATCATTGTTAATGCTAATATTTGCAATGATTTCAAGTAAATCGGTCGCACATTTTTCGTCTTGCAATTTGTGAAACACTGATCTCATATTGGCACCTTCGCACATGCAAGTTCTACATATGGTATTAGCATCTAATTTATTACTTTCCATGTTAAAATGAATagctttttcttttaattattcaCGAAATAATGTCTTCGAAATCACAAATAAAGgtcacaaaaataataataacacccAAACCCTTGAGCTCTCTTTTTTGACTGACGCGACCTTGGCGTTGGCGAGCGTGACAATTTAGTGTGCGTTCAGAAACTGCAGATAGTGCAGTTGTATTTTTCTTGCATTAATAAATTtctaaacataattaatttgttttacttCACTTTTATCATTTATTACTGTATATAATACACATTAATGCATATAATAAagcatttaattaaaatgtttttttatttttatttacagaaaccATGTCTCAAACATTTCACACAGGTGTGTATTAACCACCTATTTTAAGAAGTACTATTTTTACTTTGTATGTCTATGATTTTTACCCATGTAGCAGTATTCTACAGTGCATCTTCTTTAATTAGGTTTATGTGTCAATTAATGTGTCACTGTCAGTCTCTTTTTCGTGAGGTGGACTATGAGGTGTATGGTTGTTAGGTTATAATTTAGTTATAATAACTATTTTTgcctaaaagtaaagaaaagtGAATAAAAATGAAGATCCTTACAAACGAGAATAATACTTCGACGCTGAAATTATTAATTGCCGCCAACTTGGCCGGCAAAAAAGTAGAACTGCAAAATGTTTCCTTTGAAGGtaggtttttcttttatttgccGATCGTATTGGATTAgtcatagtttttattttgggAATGCATGCAAGCTTATTACTATTCTATGGAGTGGATGGTACTGGACagataaatattgttaaaagaTACAGTATATTGAGTTAGTAACACAATAACAAAGAAACATAACACATCTTTGCGGGAATTGCTGCTTAAACTGTTTTACTAACAGCTCAATCTGATATAATGTTGCGTCAGATTTTCTGCTCATTGAAATGCTTCAATAAAAATTCTAATCAAAATTTCCCAGTATTTACAGTTACCTCTATGGCCTCTTAATTATTTGTCTCAAAATAGAAAAATTCATTACACtataattttaacaacaaaaattCTGtgagacaatgaaatattaaatatatttaaaaaaaattaacctgTTTTAAtctatttaataatacataataattgaAATTGTAATCGCAATTAAATATATTGATAGCAGTTTTGTCAATTGCTTATAAAGTTATAACAAGAACTTGGAAGATTATTGTGATTCTCTTATCataaatgtttttgattttttaaacaatcgacaacttttttttctgTATCTTTACATAATACACATCTGGGCTATAACTAGACCCCGCTAGCGGAGGTGCAAAATGGTAGCTGTCAAGTTCTTAGGgataggtaaaaatatttatgatgtCGATATTGATACTTGATCTTTCCGTACACtcagtttttttaatgtataagtACCATTTATTTGACTACAATtccacatgtttttttttggatacaTGATAATCATTGTCATTAGAAATAGTTATAAACTATTATTAGTACAACAAAAACGCTATTATTGCTATTTTACTTTTCTTATGTTTCGAGTTGCAGGGCAGTGCATGAACGCTCTAGAGATAAACCTTTTCAATAGAGGTTAATACTGGCCACTTACACTGATAAGTACAAATTTTACAAAGTTTGTTGGATGGCAAAAGTGTCGAAATTTCAGATGATGTAAATGAGAATACAGTACAAAATTACGCCAAATGTTCATTTTTGCCAATTACTTCTGTCAAAGTAGAAAGTCGTTTTCCTTCTTAAAATGGATTTTCAGCTACAGAAGAAGAAGTCTAACTCCCATTAACCAATATATTACGAGacatatatttctaaaaataaatagggctaagataataatatattaagttaATTGTGCaacataaatttaaatgtaagttaattgaaatttttagttttatttttgtttcttttaaccattgttttgttattgttacttagcaaagggggcgtccattaatcgcgtcatattgtataggggggggagggggtcagcaaaaaatcaccaatgatcaccacaggggacggggggggtatggacacgtatcacgtgtattttttttttcatctgtgctatactgtattatagtcaataataatccttcacgtgtacttaggttcatttgttagaaaactgttctttagttatcgaaaaaaatacacgtcatattggatggggggggggggggggggggggggtcctgaaaatatcaccaaagatcaccatgggggagggggggggtctaaaacaagccaaaaacgtatgacgcgattaatggacgcccccaaaccagtaaggaagagcggtgtctcttgacacaggtatcttgtatacttaaaaagagacgcCAATCTGCATATTGTTAAGTTATGAagttactgaataaattattattttatatatttatcgtGACTGTACTAGATTACTGCAGAGaatctaaaaaaaacctttGGTGGAAATAAAAGAGagatttacattttgtttttaatccaTTTTGGTTCCTGCTATGAAGATAATGATATATTCTTAGTTATGATGAAAGATTGAAGAAAAATCttcaatttataaaaattaaaaatgtttaatacatgttcattttataattatatagccctattttataaaattaacacaTTTAATTAAAGTCTTAGACTATCATTATGGTAAAGAAAAAATATCGATATAGAGCTATAATTATCGAAATGTAGcaagtatttcaaaataattttta encodes:
- the LOC133532007 gene encoding zinc finger protein OZF-like, which encodes MESNKLDANTICRTCMCEGANMRSVFHKLQDEKCATDLLEIIANISINNDDSLPKQVCDKCERFLCKAAYFRSRCLDVEAKLRKLFNDESSSSLSLIKYENKPPESTDEPYQCSICFSKYSEIALLEKHVFNFHQIKKVSLFSEFTLFSNAKANIITLETVSEKEENESLVKEEINNDYIEDSHFDNEYSEHDTESMLIEFEPKIDKDTFEAPMAIDINNKIDNSLEKEKFECEKCNQTFKSANSLNLHKRKHKEKKDIEKKYQCSLCMRKFISKSGLTNHLSIHGRKDDVKYTCGSCKREFKHKAHLDNHMVTLHANEKGFSCDFCLKNFATQESLEIHKDLHKIDKKHSCQYCNKSFYMLSTLTDHIRTHTGEKPYLCSTCGRGFSQKTNLAQHMRRHLGLKPFACDHCTQRFVSKGELVAHTRKHSGAHPFICDECGNGFTTSSSLVKHRRTHSGERPFACDLCHMRFAASGTLKNHRRTHTGEKPYQCSHCEKAFVQKNDLVSHIRCHTGERPFVCNVCGSAFRKPAALRSHTKMHTRDKELMPY